One genomic segment of Crassostrea angulata isolate pt1a10 unplaced genomic scaffold, ASM2561291v2 HiC_scaffold_77, whole genome shotgun sequence includes these proteins:
- the LOC128168998 gene encoding platelet endothelial aggregation receptor 1-like, translating into MVANLTHSELDYFEKLATLISVLSMCSICEGIGCEGFYKGCCPGSSWNTVTQQCEKCMPGYNGINCTTVCPYPLYGVDCQQLCNCTKDLCNVSNGCVGPTTDDKMTATRSTFHAIQNFSLVVENNTLSIENNKTGTIYQQPRTVNTNILMCIQVFGYVDIFLICAYFALCLYDRQHWTTGMETNHNNVPGNNSTYENAEIVFLSTTRNQL; encoded by the exons ATGGTCGCAAATCTAACTCATTCAGAACTGgattactttgaaaaattagCAACATTAATATCAGTATTATCAATGTGCTCAATATGTGAAGGTATCGGATGTGAAGG tttTTACAAAGGGTGCTGCCCGGGTTCTTCATGGAATACAGTGACTCAACAATGTGAAA AATGTATGCCAGGTTACAATGGGATCAACTGTACAACTGTGTGTCCTTATCCTCTGTATGGAGTAGATTGTCAACAATTATGCAACTGTACCAAAGACTTATGTAATGTTTCTAATGGATGTGTTGGTCCAACCACAG ACGACAAAATGACAGCAACACGATCAACTTTCCACGCCATACAGAACTTTTCGCTTGTTGTAGAAAACAACACCTTGTCAATAGAGAACaacaaaacaggcactatttatcaGCAGCCAAGGACAGTAAATACCAATATACTCATGTGTATTCAAGTTTTTGGATatgttgacatatttttaaTCTGCGCATACTTCGCATTGTGTTTATATGATCGACAACACTGGACTACTGGCATGGAAACAAATCATAATAATGTTCCCGGAAACAATTCAACATACGAGAATGCTGAAATAGTTTTCCTCTCAACAACAAGAAACCAACTATAG